The Arachis duranensis cultivar V14167 chromosome 9, aradu.V14167.gnm2.J7QH, whole genome shotgun sequence genomic sequence aataaaaaatatattttattctgctattcaattattttagtaataattaaaaatacaaaataaaataatctgaTATTACTttagactattttttattattgtttgtgGGACAATTTTTGTAAATTCTAATAACAAATATTTGTTTTTACTCCTCAAATGCGACCAAACCCAACCGAACGAAATTGCACCTTTGGCTTGTTATAAGAAGGACACATTACATTGTATTGTTGTGATATGTTGtagtaaagaaaagaagaagagggcACAATGCAGTTCTGGAAGCTCTTCATTACTGCATTAATGCCAGTTCTTAAGGTGCTCCTGATTACTGCTTTAGGAGCATTTCTTGCTCTTGATCGATTTAATGTGCTAAGGGACACTGCCAGGAAGCACTTGAATACAGTAATAGATAattaacttctttttcttccttttaatttctttgcatttgcttacacacacacacacacacttaaTAATggtgtttgttttgtttttcatcAGTTGGTATATTATGTGTTCACTCCGGCTCTTGTTTGCAGCATCCTCACTAAGACAATAACATTTAAGAATCTCGTTATGCTGtatgttcttttaatttcatgcaTAAAATCTTTTAGTGCTGCCATTTACATTTATCTTCCAAAATTTATATATTGCTGTAGCTATTCATTTGATGAAATATGTATGTAGGTGGTTCATGCCATTGAATATTCTTCTAACATTCATAGTTGGGACAGCATTGGGATGGTTATTTATGAAAATAACCAAAGCTCCGAATCACATGTATGGCCTTGTCTTGGGGTGCTGTGCTGCaggtatatatatacacatatctTCACTAACTAACCTATTTTAGATAGGAACTTTACTATGTAGACAATAGCTTTTTATGAACAATGTAAATAATGGACTCTAAAATTGGtctaataaagtaaaaatatactACATCTTAAATTATtcacctaaatcttaatattaagatAACCATCAACACacctagtgaattgaacatatgatatatccattatttatattatttagtatttttattgtctacctatacttttcttttagataattatttaatttggagAAATGAAACTTTTGTCATTTTCAATTGTTTAAATTCGAGAATTTTGAATAAGAAAAATGTttgataactaaaaaatattaataaaaaattgctaaaatttattttttttggctttatttaatatacacggcagtaaataaatattaaataaagtcGATGAATTTGGATTGATTGagtcgattttttttttgtcttccaaTAGATAATAATTCATGCAAATATAGTTTATAATAAACTATTAAAAAGGAAATGTGTTGTACTGttgtttgtatttatttttgtcaTGTATAATAAATCTGACATTTATTTACTATCATTAAAGGAGTATGAGATCTCGTCAcgaaatataatatatacaacaacacaaatatagaaaatttgCAATTTTTAGAATTCACTCTTACAAAGCAGATCAATTAAGCCAATGATCTCAATTAATCAAGATACGTAAGTATCATACCTTACAATAAATTTGACACTAATACGTTTCCTTTAATCACGATTTTGGGGTTTGATGGAAAAACAGGAAATCTAGGAAATTTGCCTCTTATCATAATGCCAACAGTTTGCAAAGGAAGCAACAGTCCTTTTGGAGCTGTGGATCTTTGCTACAAGAAAGGGATGGGATATGCTTCTCTATCCATGGCTGTAagcaatttttatttaacattgaATCTAAACTAGgttcaccatatcagagaatAACTAAACTTGTTactattaatcatgaattaattaattatattgataataatatatttctTTGATTCTTTCTTGATTGTCGGATCTGATTTTGACCAGATAGGAAACATCTACATTTGGACTTTTGTGTACAACATCGTTCGTTTATATTCATCCAATAAGACTTTGGATAATAATTCCACATTAGAAAAAGATTCCGTGAAGAATTCCACAGAGGATTTATCAGAGACTGTTGATGATCATGAAAATCAACTTCAAATTGAAACAACATTTTCTCATGAAAAAGCAAAGGttaatataatatcaatattAATCATACTAgatgtatattaaaatcagtcattagtgtagaatatatattaaaatacaaaatatacattaaaaaaattaaactacatatatatttgtataaaaaatacatgataactaattttaatgattaattttaatatataaataccaTTTTTATATCACTATATATAGAACAACTCTTGCCTTTAATATATAGTTTTGCAGCATCAGGTGTAAGAAGTAAACTAACATTTATAACCGTGAAAAATTTAATCGTCCACAATTTTAACAGAGGTATATGTAAACTAACTCAGcacttatattaaaaattggattaattcgacaaaattacttaaaatgaataatttattGGATACATTTGTCGaacaaattcaatttttaataagagtaaaatataaataaatttttgaaaatttatatttcagacagattagtatttaataataaaggtttttaagataataaatacagacacaatatttttaaattagtcttttatgattaggttaaaaaattttaatttaaactaatttgtTCATGTTTACTatcctaaaaaattttattagtatattttttaagaattaacCGGTTcgaaatgtaaattttttaggaatttatttttcactttactCTTTTAATAAATATTGAGTTAATTTACATTGTTAAGATATTGATAGAAATAATCGGTAATTTACTCTTATTCTCATAATTTTGTGGCTTTTACAGTTACCAAAACTTGCAAAGATAGTTAAGACTTTGGTAGAAAAGCTGAATCTGAAGGTCCTACTAGCACCTGCAACAGTTGGATCGGTATGCTAATTAATAATTCTGATTTATGGTACTCACAAATAGTTTCATTTTCTtggaaaaaaatgttacaacttaattaaatatttaactgGTATTTGAAGTTAAATATAAGCGTGTTCTTATTCGTTGttgaaatttcaaaatttaacaatttaGTCCTTCAAATTATATTCATTGATCGGTTTAGTTCCTCTGTTGATAGACATCAGTATTCGAGGACTAAACTGctatttctaaaatttcaaaGACGTAACAATGCAAATTAATGAAAACTACGACGATGGAATCACAATTTAAGAAGTCAATATATGcataaatgtatttttttaaataaattttctaaatACAAAGCAACATTAAAATGATATATAGCATTGTGAATGGTGTAGATTGTTGGTCTAGTGATGGGTGGAATCACTCCATTTCGGAAGTTGTTTGTCGGTGATGATGCTCCACTACGTGTTCTTGAAGACTCTACATCCATGGTGGGGTATGTACTAAGAAAAACTAGCTCCTTTAGTGATTAATATAATACTTCACATCACCAATGTAAAAATGTACTAAATTCCCAAAATAGCCTCTCAAATTCACAGCTTTTATTAGTTTAgtgattcaaattaaaaattatttatactgGTTTTTGAgatttacttttaaaaatcatatttgcTCATTCAGTAAATTAAGTACTGAACTAGTTCAGATTTATCATGTTgaacataaaattaaacaatataattttattttggcaATTAAAcaaggtaaaaataaaaaaagaaagaagagtttATATAATGTGCAAATTATTATATCTCTCTTCATTCTCTAaaataactttatttatttaagaattaaaatgaaaagataTCATTTAGTCCGTGTCTAGCATGGTAAgtcaatatttaatttgttgattaaaTGCTAAAACAGATTCAGAGATTAATTTGGTGCATCAAATTAGATCTTAAAGATTAGTATAATAAATTTCgaatatgaaaaattaaaatgataaaaatcgTAAATTTTATAGATTACTACAAAAATTTAGTCCAAAAAATGATTGAGTCTTATTGTGGCTAATTTCATAATTAGAAAATTACAAATAGTAGTGTTTCCAATATTTTCAGGGATGCGGCCATTCCAGCAGTCACTTTGTTGGTCGGAGCAAATCTACTTAAGGGTAaccttttattctttatttgttttattttatgagaaaaatacaaaaaataattttgatttacttttggcgtaaaaaaattattatcttgcatttaattatgtattatcaGTTTATCACATTGCTACCAAATAATTACTTTTCATATCGAGTACGTGAATAATTAGTCaaagaacaaatataattaaatgattatataaaaagtttttttataaaGTGGATCAGTGAGTTATAATTGAACTACTcatgatatataatataattactaataaaatattattggtTCACTAACTATGTTTCAGGGTTAAAAGGGTCAGGAATGAAGGTTCCACTTTTGTTAGGGATACTTGTGGTTATAAGTAAGTTcattacaattaattaattatgaataattAAGCAAAACCACACACTTCTtactttatatattattcagGTACAATTACTCAATTATTTGGAGCTGGTGAAACAGAATGCTCAATAATCATGCTAGCAACTTATGCCTGTGCTGCAGTTTCTCTTACACTTTGGTCCACATTTTTTATGTGGCTTGTCCTATGATGATGGGatatttttataacaataataattagttACAGTCAGATGTATTATGATTTATGAGACATCGAtggttat encodes the following:
- the LOC107466409 gene encoding protein PIN-LIKES 3, with protein sequence MQFWKLFITALMPVLKVLLITALGAFLALDRFNVLRDTARKHLNTLVYYVFTPALVCSILTKTITFKNLVMLWFMPLNILLTFIVGTALGWLFMKITKAPNHMYGLVLGCCAAGNLGNLPLIIMPTVCKGSNSPFGAVDLCYKKGMGYASLSMAIGNIYIWTFVYNIVRLYSSNKTLDNNSTLEKDSVKNSTEDLSETVDDHENQLQIETTFSHEKAKLPKLAKIVKTLVEKLNLKVLLAPATVGSIVGLVMGGITPFRKLFVGDDAPLRVLEDSTSMVGDAAIPAVTLLVGANLLKGTITQLFGAGETECSIIMLATYACAAVSLTLWSTFFMWLVL